A genomic stretch from Empedobacter stercoris includes:
- a CDS encoding cold shock domain-containing protein — translation MADSYSKKENIKKKEKKRQEKLLQREERKTNNNKGKSLEEMIAYVDINGNLTDVPPHLQNREEDLLSRQENPNTAFDPTQVFTGVINSFNEKGFGFITEEKSNDSIFFHQSQLKQEVKKYDKVTYKKEISEKGFRAIEINKK, via the coding sequence ATGGCAGATTCATATTCTAAGAAAGAGAATATCAAGAAAAAAGAGAAAAAAAGACAAGAAAAACTTCTTCAAAGAGAAGAAAGAAAAACAAATAACAACAAAGGAAAATCATTAGAAGAAATGATTGCTTATGTTGATATCAACGGAAATTTAACAGATGTTCCTCCACATTTACAAAATAGAGAAGAGGATTTGCTAAGTCGCCAAGAAAATCCAAATACAGCGTTTGATCCTACACAAGTTTTTACGGGTGTAATCAATTCTTTTAATGAGAAAGGATTTGGTTTTATTACAGAAGAAAAATCAAACGATAGCATATTTTTTCACCAAAGTCAATTGAAACAAGAAGTGAAAAAATATGATAAAGTAACTTATAAGAAAGAAATTTCTGAAAAAGGTTTCAGAGCTATCGAAATCAATAAAAAATAA
- a CDS encoding (4Fe-4S)-binding protein, giving the protein MSQHEYTNGEVTIIWKPELCEHAGICTKLLPKVYHPKEIPWIKPENASSEEIKKQVSQCPSGALSFK; this is encoded by the coding sequence ATGAGCCAACACGAGTACACGAACGGAGAAGTTACCATAATTTGGAAACCTGAATTGTGCGAGCATGCAGGAATTTGCACTAAATTACTCCCAAAAGTATATCATCCTAAAGAAATACCTTGGATAAAACCTGAAAACGCAAGCAGCGAAGAAATTAAGAAACAAGTTTCTCAATGTCCTTCTGGTGCTTTAAGTTTTAAATAA
- a CDS encoding tyrosine-type recombinase/integrase: MNAYLKEIATLSGINKELTFHCARHTFATTVTLSNGVPIESVSKMLGHTNITTTQHYARITEQKIIHDMEHLKNVIQNRKVFQL; this comes from the coding sequence ATGAATGCATACCTTAAAGAAATTGCAACTTTATCTGGGATCAATAAAGAACTGACTTTTCATTGTGCTAGACATACGTTTGCAACAACGGTAACACTTTCCAATGGTGTACCAATCGAATCAGTTTCCAAAATGTTAGGTCATACAAATATCACGACAACGCAACATTATGCAAGGATTACGGAACAAAAAATTATTCATGATATGGAACATTTAAAAAATGTAATTCAAAACAGAAAGGTATTTCAACTATAA